The region catcatgttactgagcgtctcctccagctgagacacagctctcctcacagtcccctcatgtgatgctggaggaacactgacctgagaccagtccttggtgggtggtggatggtggatgttgagggactggacactctggaggaggtggaggtggtcttcagagagggagagcttctccacctcagtgctcctcttcatcagatcagagatctcctgttccatctctctgatggcgtcttcagcctgtttcttggtgcttctctgcttctcttctatcgtagtgatgagctccttcagtttcctctccacagactccttcagaccagtgaagacctgaacaccttctgctttctctcggtctgcatcttcctcactgagcttcacgttgtgttggacctcctgaatcttcaggcgtctcttctggatcatctcctgagtttcagcctctgtcttctgcagctccaccttctttccttcatattcttgtttcagaggaacaacattgtgcatcttgtggtccaacacagtgcagagcatgcagacacacgtctggtcggtcctacagaacagctccagaggtttatcgtgcttcagacacatcctgtcttccaggttctccacagggtccatcagctgatgtctcttcaggcctGACattgtcaggtgaggctccaggtgagtctcacagtaggagaccagacacaccaggcaggacttcagggccttcagtttggttccagtgcagacatcacagggaacttctcctggtctggactcttgttgctctgagctgctgctgctggctttctgctgagtcgactgtctgaactgagaaaccatctcagaGATGAAGGTGTTGACCCTCAGATCTGGTCTGGTGGTGAAAACCTCTTGGCACATGGGACACtggcacctgtcactcacattccagtgttcagtgatgcactttttgcagaagttgtgtccacatggtgttgtgactggatcagtgaacacatccagacagacggagcacaggaactgatcttcagatGGCAGATTGCTGGCAGCAGCCATCTCTACACCCAGAGAACACAAGTCAAAGTGTCACTAAAAACGATTTAAATACATCATTATTcatagaaatttggtttaatttgACTTTACTCCTTGTCAGACTTCACTTAAGGCAATCTGACCATGAGGAAATGAAGAGtttaacttcctgtttgatTAGAGTTGAGTTTTAACACCagttattaaaacacagtaaacatcatCAGCTGTCACTCACCAGTTTGTGGGTCAGCTGTTAAGAAGACGAGCAGagtgtaatatttaatatttatctggacagaaacacagagacgtGTCTCACTGTCGCTCCGACAAACAGTAAGTTTCACTTCAGGAGTGTGACgtagaagccccgcctcctccagcagctctgtTTGGGAGGTGgtgtttcctcctccaggttgAGACTTGACTGGAGTTACAGACATGTGGCAGTTTAATCTCTGTCGGGAaactattgtgtttttttttttatcttcctTTTCCTGCAGCCACCGGAACCCTTTTCACCTAAATAAGTCAGTCCCACgtgaaaacaataaataagtTTGTGTCACTTTACGGTCCAATGCAGCTCTGCAACAATCTCACTGAGTCCACAGCTCAGCTCTCTGTGAAGCTCTAACCTCCTCATGTAACGTTACTTCTTATCTCTACGTGTTGCTGAATCAGAGGAAGTTGAATATGTGCAGTCTGTTAAAGCCTTTCACAAACGCTCCTCACTCTGAGGTGTGCTCTGCTGACACCTAGTGGTCACAGGAGGGAAACGCACCTTTGGGGATTTAATGGACAAGACTCCagctataaaataaaaaacttcaACATACAGTttcttcctctgcacatgatTTTTTATGCAGTGATACTTTACAGTCATTGCATTcattacaaaatatgttttcattcacTTTGCAGGACCTGATTTAGTCACAGACATGAATATCAACGTGTTCTGTGTTTTAGGAATGAGGCTGAGGACTGAGTCGCTTGTATAAAATAATCTGTCATGGACTTGTTCGGAAATCTTTTAAAACCAACGTAATCTGGTAATTATAGTCCTCAAACACGGACTGAACCGCCATCCACAGTgcttcatgaaaacattcacaagaaaataatgaaagaaaaagagaaagccaACAAAATGCAAACCCAAATAAATCAGTGCAATTATATCCAAAGCCCAGTAATATACATTCTACAAGCAACATTATTCATCACTGCACAGTTGAGTAAACACCGgtaagcaaatatatatatatatgtatatacacatacatatttatacatatatatatacacatacatacatatgtatatatgtatatatatagatatatatgtatatctatatatatactttgtGTGCCTATGAGATCAAtttaatatgtttatgtttacgcTGACGACTCTTCACTGATCATGAAAAAAAGATCAGGCAGTTTGAGTGACGGGACGGATGATCAAAGGGGAGGAGTTGTGACCGCCATCATTCCGACAGGGGCtgaagaatgggaggagtttctccttgaaggagctGCCGGCAAAGGAGtggatgagagctgcagcttctacgtcatagaaggagaccagaccctcctcatagtccacaaacacccccaccttctgaggcccagactGCAGAAAGAGACGGACTGACGGTGCGTCAAGAGCTTTGTACTCGTTTCCATTTCTCAGCCATATGCTCCAGTAGCCATATTCGGGTGTCATTTTGATTGGTCCCTTCCTGTTGACCGACTCTCTGGCCACTCCTAAATTCCATTTAGGCTTCCCTCTAACCTCAACCTCAAAGTAAAATCTGCCCGAGGAGACGCTCTGCTTCGCAAAAACGAAATTATAATGAGAGAATCTCTCTGGGTTGTCTGGGAGATTCTTCTTCACATCACCATGTTTCACTTGCTTCCcatcatcagacaggatgagttCAGGATGAGCTGTTTTcggatcaagagtcacgtccagagcaaacttc is a window of Pseudoliparis swirei isolate HS2019 ecotype Mariana Trench unplaced genomic scaffold, NWPU_hadal_v1 hadal_26, whole genome shotgun sequence DNA encoding:
- the LOC130191026 gene encoding E3 ubiquitin-protein ligase TRIM39-like isoform X1, whose translation is MSVTPVKSQPGGGNTTSQTELLEEAGLLRHTPEVKLTVCRSDSETRLCVSVQINIKYYTLLVFLTADPQTEMAAASNLPSEDQFLCSVCLDVFTDPVTTPCGHNFCKKCITEHWNVSDRCQCPMCQEVFTTRPDLRVNTFISEMVSQFRQSTQQKASSSSSEQQESRPGEVPCDVCTGTKLKALKSCLVCLVSYCETHLEPHLTMSGLKRHQLMDPVENLEDRMCLKHDKPLELFCRTDQTCVCMLCTVLDHKMHNVVPLKQEYEGKKVELQKTEAETQEMIQKRRLKIQEVQHNVKLSEEDADREKAEGVQVFTGLKESVERKLKELITTIEEKQRSTKKQAEDAIREMEQEISDLMKRSTEVEKLSLSEDHLHLLQSVQSLNIHHPPPTKDWSQVSVPPASHEGTVRRAVSQLEETLSNMMKTLVAEFELKRVQNFAVDVTLDPKTAHRDLILSDDGKQVKLAQVQQPRLPDNPQRFSHGLCVLGTQKFSSEKLYYEVQVKQKTEWSLGVVRESANRKGHISLSPQNGYWTLWLINGNKYRAFDNPLVLLSLKSGPQKVGVFVDYKEGLVSFYDVEAAALIYSFTGCSFKEKLLPFFCPGRYLDGINSSPLIISPVGVN
- the LOC130191026 gene encoding E3 ubiquitin-protein ligase TRIM39-like isoform X2, translating into MAAASNLPSEDQFLCSVCLDVFTDPVTTPCGHNFCKKCITEHWNVSDRCQCPMCQEVFTTRPDLRVNTFISEMVSQFRQSTQQKASSSSSEQQESRPGEVPCDVCTGTKLKALKSCLVCLVSYCETHLEPHLTMSGLKRHQLMDPVENLEDRMCLKHDKPLELFCRTDQTCVCMLCTVLDHKMHNVVPLKQEYEGKKVELQKTEAETQEMIQKRRLKIQEVQHNVKLSEEDADREKAEGVQVFTGLKESVERKLKELITTIEEKQRSTKKQAEDAIREMEQEISDLMKRSTEVEKLSLSEDHLHLLQSVQSLNIHHPPPTKDWSQVSVPPASHEGTVRRAVSQLEETLSNMMKTLVAEFELKRVQNFAVDVTLDPKTAHRDLILSDDGKQVKLAQVQQPRLPDNPQRFSHGLCVLGTQKFSSEKLYYEVQVKQKTEWSLGVVRESANRKGHISLSPQNGYWTLWLINGNKYRAFDNPLVLLSLKSGPQKVGVFVDYKEGLVSFYDVEAAALIYSFTGCSFKEKLLPFFCPGRYLDGINSSPLIISPVGVN
- the LOC130191065 gene encoding zinc-binding protein A33-like; the encoded protein is MHTRPRSTPSKLPQPERCSAHQGLDGGQRPSPTYEGAVARALLQTKNQLSRDMQKMFAEAEMKRVQKFALDVTLDPKTAHPELILSDDGKQVKHGDVKKNLPDNPERFSHYNFVFAKQSVSSGRFYFEVEVRGKPKWNLGVARESVNRKGPIKMTPEYGYWSIWLRNGNEYKALDAPSVRLFLQSGPQKVGVFVDYEEGLVSFYDVEAAALIHSFAGSSFKEKLLPFFSPCRNDGGHNSSPLIIRPVTQTA